The following proteins come from a genomic window of Pseudomonas sp. Z8(2022):
- a CDS encoding LysR family transcriptional regulator, with protein MNFSNFDLNLLRVLDALLREQNVSRAAERLALSQPAVSNALGRLRELLDDPLLVRVGRRMQPTPRALALEAPIRSALRQLEQSLSAGEAFEPSESRQRFRIAVTDYVELVCMPRLLDRLSHKAPGIGIDIRHLSPSLPMEALDKGELDLVLGRFDEIPARFARRRWMSETLQLVVRREHPLLRRGDLDLDNFLRLRHLWVHGGQTRGMVDQWLGEQGLSRQIFYTTPNYLQAAHIVAGSELAAVLPTALARHFATLLPLQLFDLPFTLGPFHLEVVSLAQRQRDSALQWLIEEIVSVAG; from the coding sequence ATGAATTTCAGCAATTTCGACCTCAACCTGCTGCGCGTACTCGATGCCCTGCTACGCGAGCAGAACGTCTCGCGCGCAGCCGAACGCCTGGCGCTGAGCCAGCCGGCGGTGAGCAATGCGCTCGGTCGTCTGCGCGAACTGCTCGACGACCCACTGCTGGTGCGGGTGGGCCGGCGCATGCAGCCGACTCCGCGGGCACTGGCGCTGGAGGCGCCGATCCGCAGCGCGCTGCGGCAGCTGGAGCAGAGCCTGAGCGCCGGCGAGGCCTTCGAACCGAGCGAAAGCCGCCAGCGCTTTCGCATCGCCGTCACCGATTACGTCGAGCTGGTGTGCATGCCGCGTCTGCTCGACCGCCTCAGCCACAAGGCGCCGGGCATCGGGATCGACATTCGCCACCTCAGCCCGAGCCTGCCGATGGAGGCGCTGGACAAGGGCGAACTGGACCTGGTGCTGGGCCGCTTCGATGAGATTCCGGCGCGCTTCGCCCGGCGCAGATGGATGAGCGAAACGCTCCAGCTGGTGGTGCGCCGCGAACATCCGCTGCTGCGCCGGGGCGATCTGGACCTGGACAACTTCCTGCGCCTGCGTCACCTCTGGGTGCACGGCGGGCAGACCCGTGGCATGGTCGATCAGTGGCTGGGGGAACAGGGTCTGTCGCGGCAGATCTTCTACACCACGCCGAACTACCTGCAGGCCGCGCATATCGTCGCCGGCAGCGAGCTGGCGGCAGTGCTGCCCACCGCCCTGGCCCGGCATTTCGCCACACTGCTGCCGTTGCAGCTGTTCGACCTGCCCTTCACCTTGGGGCCCTTCCACCTGGAGGTGGTCAGCCTGGCGCAACGTCAGCGCGATAGCGCACTGCAATGGCTGATCGAGGAAATCGTCAGCGTCGCCGGCTGA
- a CDS encoding iron-containing alcohol dehydrogenase, which produces MHPFSFATTAQILCESGSSLRLAELCRERGAQRVLIVTDPGITRLGLLGEALSGFARAGMSVRVFDQVLADPPEPVVLAAVAEAREMGAELVIGFGGGSSMDVAKLVALLAHPDCDQTLSEIYGVGNARGRRLPLIQVPTTAGTGSEVTPIAIVTTGETTKMGVVSPLLLPDLALLDADLTLGLPAAVTAATGIDAMVHAIEAYTSALKKNPLSDLLAREALRLLAANLDEVVHNGGNREARQAMLLGACLAGQAFANAPVAAVHALAYPLGGHFHIPHGLSNALVLPQVLAFNAPAAAPLYAELAPLVLGERLRAGSAATQTEQLIEALAAFSQRSGLPTRLRDAGVGEAMLPTLAADAMLQQRLLVNNPREMTEQQALAIYQAAY; this is translated from the coding sequence ATGCATCCCTTCAGCTTCGCCACCACCGCGCAGATTCTCTGCGAATCCGGCTCCAGCCTGCGTCTGGCCGAACTCTGCCGTGAGCGCGGCGCTCAGCGCGTGCTCATCGTCACCGATCCCGGCATTACCCGTCTCGGCCTGCTCGGGGAGGCGCTGTCAGGTTTCGCCCGCGCCGGCATGAGCGTGCGGGTATTCGACCAGGTGCTGGCCGACCCGCCAGAGCCCGTGGTGCTGGCCGCCGTCGCAGAGGCTCGCGAGATGGGGGCCGAGCTGGTGATCGGCTTCGGTGGCGGCAGCTCGATGGACGTGGCCAAGCTGGTGGCGCTGCTGGCGCATCCCGACTGCGACCAGACCCTGAGCGAGATCTACGGTGTGGGTAATGCCCGTGGTCGGCGTCTGCCGCTGATTCAGGTGCCGACCACCGCAGGCACCGGCTCCGAGGTGACGCCGATCGCCATCGTCACCACGGGCGAGACCACCAAGATGGGCGTGGTTTCGCCGCTGCTGCTGCCGGATCTGGCCCTGCTCGACGCCGACCTGACCCTCGGTCTGCCGGCGGCGGTCACCGCGGCGACCGGTATCGACGCCATGGTGCATGCCATCGAGGCCTACACCAGCGCGCTGAAGAAGAACCCGCTGTCCGACCTGCTGGCGCGTGAAGCGCTTCGTCTGCTGGCAGCCAATCTCGATGAGGTGGTGCATAACGGCGGCAATCGCGAGGCGCGCCAGGCCATGCTGCTTGGCGCTTGTCTGGCCGGGCAGGCATTCGCCAATGCCCCTGTGGCGGCGGTGCATGCGCTGGCCTATCCGCTGGGCGGGCATTTCCACATTCCCCATGGGCTTTCCAACGCTCTGGTGCTGCCGCAGGTGCTGGCCTTCAATGCACCGGCTGCCGCACCGCTATACGCCGAGTTGGCGCCGCTGGTGCTGGGTGAGCGTCTGCGTGCGGGCAGTGCGGCAACGCAGACCGAGCAACTGATCGAGGCGCTGGCTGCTTTCAGCCAGCGCAGCGGCCTGCCGACGCGGCTGCGTGATGCCGGGGTTGGCGAGGCCATGTTGCCGACGCTGGCGGCGGACGCCATGCTGCAGCAGCGCCTGCTGGTGAACAATCCGCGCGAGATGACCGAGCAGCAGGCGCTGGCCATTTATCAGGCTGCCTACTGA
- a CDS encoding acyl-CoA dehydrogenase C-terminal domain-containing protein, whose product MSYQAPLRDMRFVLHELFDAADHCERLGNGLDRELIDGVLEEAAAFAAGEVAPLNRNSDEEGCHLENGQVSTPKGFAEAYRQYVDNGWASMTGPVEYGGQGFPQLVACAFHEMLMSASLSFRVYSGLTEGAVLALHKHGSEALKQQYLGKLVSGQWTGTMCLTEPQAGTDLALLRTRAEPQADGSYKVSGSKIFISGGEQDLSENIVHLVLARLPDAPAGVKGISLLLVPKFIAAADGTPGERNSLSCGAIEHKMGIKGASTCVMNFDGATGWLVGEANQGLACMFTMMNDARFQVGLQGLGIGEAAFQGALRYARERLQSRGLSGVQAPDKPADPIIVHPDVRRMLLTQKTLVEGSRMLAAYSARQLDLEHGAESSEARKAAGKRAALLIPIVKAFFTDMGQEVASHGVQVYGGHGFIREWGMEQLMRDSRITQLYEGTNGIQALDYIRRKLLGDGGAELSALQAEFSALCDAQASRPALREMASVVQARLGEWRELSAEVIAACQRDPQEIGATSVDFLQYSAYVLLAGFWLQAAARAQDALDSDSGEAAFYQAKLHSAEFYLRRVLPRASAHREALQGGADCLMALAEDSFAF is encoded by the coding sequence ATGAGCTATCAGGCACCATTGCGCGATATGCGCTTCGTGCTGCACGAACTGTTCGACGCTGCCGACCACTGCGAGCGCCTGGGCAACGGTCTGGATCGCGAGCTGATCGATGGCGTGCTGGAGGAGGCTGCGGCTTTCGCTGCCGGCGAAGTTGCGCCGCTCAATCGCAACAGCGACGAGGAAGGCTGTCATCTGGAAAACGGCCAGGTCAGCACGCCCAAGGGCTTCGCCGAAGCCTACCGGCAGTATGTGGACAACGGCTGGGCGAGCATGACCGGCCCGGTGGAGTACGGCGGTCAGGGCTTCCCGCAACTGGTGGCGTGCGCCTTCCACGAGATGCTGATGAGCGCCTCGCTGTCCTTTCGCGTCTACTCCGGTCTGACCGAGGGCGCCGTGCTGGCGCTGCACAAGCACGGCAGCGAGGCGCTGAAGCAGCAGTATCTGGGCAAGCTGGTCAGCGGCCAGTGGACCGGCACCATGTGCCTGACCGAGCCGCAGGCCGGCACCGATCTGGCGCTGCTGCGCACCCGCGCCGAGCCGCAGGCCGATGGCAGTTACAAGGTCAGCGGCAGCAAGATCTTCATCAGCGGCGGCGAGCAGGATTTGTCCGAGAACATCGTCCATCTGGTGCTGGCGCGTCTGCCCGATGCCCCGGCGGGTGTGAAGGGCATCAGCCTGCTGCTGGTGCCGAAGTTCATCGCCGCTGCCGATGGCACGCCGGGCGAACGCAACAGCCTGTCGTGCGGGGCCATCGAGCACAAGATGGGGATCAAGGGTGCGTCCACCTGCGTGATGAACTTCGACGGCGCCACCGGCTGGCTGGTGGGCGAGGCCAACCAGGGCCTGGCCTGCATGTTCACCATGATGAACGACGCGCGTTTCCAGGTCGGTCTGCAGGGGCTGGGCATCGGCGAGGCGGCTTTCCAGGGCGCCCTGCGCTATGCCCGCGAACGCCTGCAGTCTCGTGGCCTGAGCGGCGTACAGGCACCGGACAAGCCGGCTGACCCGATCATCGTTCATCCCGATGTGCGGCGCATGCTGCTGACGCAGAAAACGCTGGTGGAAGGCAGCCGCATGCTCGCCGCCTACAGCGCGCGCCAGCTCGATCTGGAGCACGGCGCAGAGTCGTCCGAGGCGCGCAAGGCGGCTGGCAAGCGCGCGGCGCTGCTGATTCCCATCGTCAAGGCCTTCTTCACCGACATGGGCCAGGAAGTGGCCAGCCATGGCGTGCAAGTCTACGGTGGGCACGGCTTCATCCGCGAATGGGGCATGGAGCAACTGATGCGCGACAGCCGCATCACCCAGCTTTACGAGGGCACCAACGGCATCCAGGCGCTGGACTATATTCGCCGCAAGCTGCTCGGCGACGGCGGAGCCGAACTCTCTGCGCTGCAGGCCGAGTTCAGCGCGCTGTGCGACGCCCAGGCTTCGCGCCCGGCATTGAGGGAAATGGCCAGCGTCGTGCAGGCGCGTCTGGGCGAATGGCGTGAGCTGAGCGCCGAGGTGATCGCCGCCTGCCAGCGTGATCCGCAGGAGATCGGTGCCACGTCGGTGGACTTCCTCCAGTACTCGGCCTATGTGCTGCTTGCCGGCTTCTGGTTGCAGGCCGCTGCGCGGGCGCAGGATGCCCTGGATTCGGACAGCGGCGAGGCTGCGTTCTACCAGGCCAAGCTGCACAGCGCCGAGTTCTACCTGCGTCGCGTGCTGCCGCGCGCCAGCGCACACCGGGAGGCCCTGCAGGGCGGAGCGGATTGCCTGATGGCCCTGGCGGAGGACAGCTTCGCCTTCTAG
- a CDS encoding acyl-CoA thioesterase, translated as MSQPQHLRGDYRHFQPITTRWHDNDIYGHVNNVTYYSYFDSAVNAYLIAEGGLDIHDGEVVGFVVSSACDYFASIAFPDAIEVGLRVGKLGNSSVQYELAIFRAGEEQACAAGRFVHVFVDRASNRPVSIPGPLRSALERLLVA; from the coding sequence ATGAGCCAACCCCAACACCTGCGTGGCGATTACCGCCACTTCCAGCCGATCACCACGCGCTGGCACGACAACGACATCTACGGCCACGTCAACAACGTGACCTACTACAGCTACTTCGACAGTGCGGTGAATGCCTACCTGATCGCCGAGGGTGGCCTGGACATCCATGACGGGGAAGTGGTCGGCTTCGTGGTCAGCTCGGCCTGCGATTACTTCGCTTCCATCGCCTTTCCCGATGCCATCGAGGTCGGCCTGCGCGTCGGCAAGCTGGGTAACAGTTCGGTGCAGTACGAGCTGGCGATCTTCAGAGCCGGAGAAGAGCAGGCCTGCGCCGCCGGGCGCTTCGTCCACGTATTCGTCGACCGTGCGAGCAATCGTCCGGTGAGTATTCCCGGGCCGCTGCGCTCGGCGCTGGAGCGCCTGCTGGTCGCCTGA
- a CDS encoding DUF4824 family protein, with protein sequence MNRSLWLGIGLILASNAVALAGVWYNRSGEAQAQLRLSERELRLSSDSWLRSEENSGVRLQLLWRQADPDWSWLGEAKLRELGFAPNDLGRAAERPLWLVLELDGPSYRQRLERARDELASAQAAAAAQPGDEKLRQQLEQRRLDLRHETQQATRLLLVDAGLDAEALRRVWPDRQRQVILAGRLRAYRYGDTTRYSASVVLEGDRISVPKPYRDVFVQWRSRGYDDKRPKVQVEVAFGQRLEPWLVGVDQ encoded by the coding sequence ATGAACCGTTCACTCTGGTTGGGCATCGGGCTGATCCTGGCAAGCAATGCCGTGGCCCTGGCGGGCGTCTGGTACAACCGCAGCGGTGAAGCGCAGGCGCAACTGCGATTGAGCGAGCGGGAGCTACGCTTGTCGTCCGACAGTTGGTTGCGTAGCGAGGAAAACAGTGGCGTGCGCCTGCAACTGCTCTGGCGCCAGGCAGATCCCGACTGGTCATGGCTGGGCGAGGCCAAGCTGCGCGAGCTGGGTTTCGCGCCGAACGACCTGGGCCGCGCTGCGGAGCGGCCGCTATGGCTGGTGCTGGAACTGGACGGGCCGAGCTATCGACAGCGGCTTGAGCGTGCCCGGGATGAACTGGCCAGCGCTCAGGCGGCAGCTGCGGCGCAGCCGGGGGACGAGAAATTGCGTCAGCAACTCGAGCAGCGTCGGCTTGATCTGCGGCACGAGACACAGCAGGCCACGCGACTGTTGCTGGTAGATGCCGGCCTGGATGCCGAAGCTCTACGCCGGGTATGGCCGGACCGCCAGCGCCAGGTGATTCTGGCCGGTCGCCTGAGAGCCTACCGCTACGGTGATACGACCCGCTACAGCGCCAGCGTCGTGCTGGAGGGTGATCGCATCAGCGTGCCGAAACCTTACCGGGATGTCTTTGTCCAGTGGCGCTCGCGCGGCTATGACGACAAAAGGCCCAAGGTGCAGGTCGAAGTTGCCTTCGGCCAGCGCCTTGAGCCCTGGTTGGTCGGGGTCGATCAGTGA
- a CDS encoding DUF2157 domain-containing protein encodes MSDLQREQAQRRAERIAAFRAELAELRREQVLQLSAEQEQGLTAYHDQLLAHYRQTLDIDADTRARQLSLGMRLASLIGALALAAGLFFLFYQFWGLFDVGAQVGVLVGCSLGSLLLCFWLQARDASGYYAKLAAVLAFVCFVLNLSMLGQIFNITPSDKALLPWGALALLLAYQCRQRLLLVTALLCFGLFLAARLHDWAGLYWWSLDDHPENFLPAALMFLLPQFIDQTRRVGFAACYRVVGLLYLFGPVLILSYWGQGSYLDWPVRWVEAFYQTLGFILAGLVIWLGIRRGWAEVVNTGLGFALVLLFSKLFDWWWELLPRYLFFLLLGLIALLLLVVLQRWRRGGAA; translated from the coding sequence ATGTCCGATCTGCAACGCGAGCAGGCGCAACGCCGTGCCGAACGGATCGCTGCGTTTCGTGCCGAGTTGGCCGAGCTGCGCCGCGAGCAGGTGTTGCAACTGAGTGCCGAGCAGGAGCAGGGCCTGACTGCCTACCACGATCAGTTGCTGGCGCATTACCGGCAGACCCTGGATATCGACGCCGATACCCGCGCACGCCAGCTGTCGCTGGGTATGCGTCTGGCCTCGCTGATCGGTGCGCTGGCGCTGGCGGCCGGGCTGTTCTTCCTCTTCTACCAGTTCTGGGGCCTGTTCGATGTCGGTGCGCAGGTCGGTGTGCTGGTCGGCTGCTCGCTGGGCAGCCTGCTGCTGTGCTTCTGGCTGCAGGCGCGCGACGCTTCCGGTTACTACGCCAAGCTGGCGGCGGTGCTGGCATTCGTCTGCTTCGTGCTCAACCTGTCGATGCTCGGGCAGATCTTCAATATCACGCCCTCGGACAAGGCGCTGTTGCCCTGGGGCGCGCTGGCGCTGCTGCTGGCTTACCAGTGTCGTCAGCGTCTGCTGCTGGTCACTGCGCTGCTGTGCTTCGGTCTGTTTCTTGCTGCCCGCTTGCACGACTGGGCGGGGCTGTACTGGTGGTCGCTGGATGACCACCCGGAGAACTTCCTGCCTGCTGCGTTGATGTTTCTACTGCCGCAGTTCATCGATCAGACGCGACGGGTCGGTTTCGCCGCCTGCTATCGGGTGGTCGGCCTGCTGTACCTGTTCGGGCCGGTCCTGATCCTCAGCTACTGGGGGCAGGGCAGCTACCTCGACTGGCCGGTGCGCTGGGTGGAAGCCTTCTACCAGACGCTGGGCTTCATTCTGGCGGGACTGGTGATCTGGCTGGGCATACGCCGCGGCTGGGCCGAGGTGGTCAACACCGGGTTGGGCTTTGCCCTGGTGCTGCTGTTCAGCAAGCTGTTCGACTGGTGGTGGGAGCTGCTGCCGCGCTACCTGTTCTTCCTGCTGCTCGGGTTGATTGCGCTGCTGTTGCTGGTCGTGCTGCAGCGCTGGCGCCGTGGAGGTGCGGCATGA
- a CDS encoding helix-turn-helix transcriptional regulator: MIRIDIQPRWRFHQRDGSSLDPQGLELLQAVHDTGKLTEAAARVGYSYRHAWNLLGKWQTFFGSPLIELERGKGARLAPLGEKLLWADQRIRARLSPQLDNLAGELELELNRVLQASTPGLRIHASHGFAVAALREWLERDPGWQWDVQFRSGNDAVIALQRHDCEVAGLHIPAGPLGASSMSRIQPWLRPEQQRVITFVVRTQGLMLAPGNPLGVKGLADLAGGTLRFVNREPGSGTRLLLQDLLQRDGLDSMAIRGFHNEEFTHAAVAAYVASGMADVGFGVEAAARQFGLDFIPMAREHYCLLCREDSLELPAMTALLRVLQNPDFQARIGQLPGYALSRPGEVLPLAQALEQWGRQSLL; this comes from the coding sequence ATGATCCGTATCGACATCCAGCCTCGCTGGCGTTTCCACCAGCGTGACGGCAGCAGCCTCGACCCGCAGGGGCTGGAGCTGCTGCAGGCCGTGCACGACACCGGCAAGCTGACCGAAGCTGCCGCCCGCGTCGGCTATTCCTATCGCCACGCGTGGAACCTGCTGGGCAAGTGGCAGACCTTCTTCGGCAGCCCGCTGATCGAGCTGGAGCGCGGCAAGGGCGCACGGCTGGCGCCGCTGGGGGAAAAGCTGCTGTGGGCCGACCAGCGTATTCGTGCACGCCTGTCGCCACAGCTCGACAACCTGGCAGGCGAGCTGGAGCTGGAGCTGAACCGGGTACTGCAGGCCAGCACCCCGGGCCTGCGCATCCACGCCAGCCACGGTTTTGCCGTGGCGGCGTTGCGCGAGTGGCTGGAGCGTGACCCCGGCTGGCAGTGGGACGTGCAGTTTCGCAGCGGCAACGACGCGGTGATTGCCCTGCAGCGCCACGACTGCGAGGTGGCCGGCCTGCACATACCAGCCGGGCCACTCGGCGCGTCGAGCATGAGCCGCATCCAGCCCTGGCTGCGCCCCGAGCAGCAGCGGGTGATCACCTTCGTCGTGCGTACCCAGGGGCTGATGCTCGCCCCCGGTAACCCGCTTGGCGTAAAAGGCCTGGCGGACCTGGCCGGCGGCACGCTGCGTTTCGTCAATCGCGAGCCGGGGTCGGGTACCCGCCTGCTGCTGCAGGACCTGCTGCAGCGCGATGGTCTGGACAGCATGGCCATCAGGGGTTTCCACAACGAGGAGTTCACCCACGCCGCCGTGGCGGCCTACGTCGCCAGTGGCATGGCCGATGTCGGCTTCGGTGTCGAGGCGGCGGCGCGCCAGTTCGGCCTGGATTTCATCCCCATGGCGCGTGAGCACTATTGCCTGCTGTGCCGCGAGGACAGTCTCGAACTGCCGGCAATGACTGCACTGCTGCGGGTGCTGCAGAACCCGGACTTCCAGGCGCGTATCGGCCAGCTGCCCGGCTACGCCCTGAGTCGCCCCGGCGAGGTGCTGCCATTGGCCCAGGCGCTGGAGCAGTGGGGACGCCAAAGCCTGCTGTGA
- a CDS encoding 3-hydroxyacyl-CoA dehydrogenase, with translation MNNTVSPLRCAAVIGAGTMGRGIVISLANAGLRVLWLDNNPQMIEAGMAMAEETWAHNVAKGRIDEAEAAARRARIEAVDGYAALADADLVIEAVYENLELKQSIFRELDAVMKPGAILASNTSALDIDAIAAVTSRPEAVLGLHFFSPAHIMKLLEIVRGARTAPAVLQAAQELGARMGKVAVVAGNCHGFIGNRMLHTYVREARMLLLEGAWPHQVDAALQGFGFAMGPFRMYDVVGIDLEWRARELAGEGQDDPAVQVDNRLCELGRFGQKSGKGYYLYAPGSRQAEHDPVVDGLVQMQSERLGFTRRDIGTEEILERCLLALVNEGAKILQENIAANSHDIDLVYLNGYGFPAERGGPMAWADGEGIAAIHQRLLQLTERFGAHWQPAALIERLAGENKRFSDVQEGEI, from the coding sequence ATGAACAACACCGTCTCGCCGCTTCGTTGTGCCGCCGTGATCGGCGCCGGCACCATGGGCCGCGGCATCGTCATCAGCCTGGCCAATGCCGGCCTGCGCGTGCTGTGGCTGGACAACAACCCGCAGATGATCGAGGCGGGTATGGCGATGGCCGAGGAAACCTGGGCGCACAACGTCGCCAAGGGCCGCATCGATGAGGCGGAAGCCGCAGCGCGACGCGCTCGCATCGAGGCCGTGGACGGCTATGCAGCGCTGGCCGACGCCGACCTGGTGATCGAGGCGGTTTACGAGAACCTCGAACTCAAGCAGAGCATCTTCCGCGAGCTGGACGCGGTGATGAAGCCTGGCGCGATTCTCGCCAGCAACACCTCGGCACTGGACATCGACGCCATCGCCGCCGTCACCTCACGGCCAGAGGCGGTGCTGGGCCTGCACTTCTTCAGCCCGGCGCACATCATGAAGCTGCTGGAGATCGTTCGTGGCGCGAGGACCGCGCCAGCCGTTCTGCAGGCTGCGCAGGAACTGGGCGCGCGCATGGGCAAGGTGGCGGTGGTCGCCGGCAACTGCCACGGTTTCATCGGCAACCGCATGCTGCACACCTATGTGCGCGAGGCGCGCATGCTGCTGCTCGAAGGCGCCTGGCCACATCAGGTGGATGCGGCGCTGCAGGGCTTCGGCTTCGCCATGGGGCCGTTTCGCATGTACGACGTGGTCGGTATCGACCTGGAATGGCGTGCCCGCGAGCTGGCCGGCGAGGGCCAGGACGACCCGGCGGTGCAGGTGGACAACCGCCTGTGCGAGCTGGGTCGTTTCGGCCAGAAGAGCGGCAAGGGTTACTACCTCTATGCGCCCGGCAGTCGCCAGGCCGAACATGACCCGGTCGTAGACGGGCTGGTTCAGATGCAGTCGGAGCGGCTTGGCTTCACCCGCCGTGATATCGGCACCGAGGAAATTCTCGAGCGCTGCCTGCTGGCACTGGTCAACGAGGGGGCGAAGATTCTTCAGGAGAACATCGCCGCCAACAGCCACGACATCGATCTGGTCTATCTCAACGGCTATGGCTTTCCCGCCGAGCGCGGTGGTCCGATGGCCTGGGCCGACGGCGAGGGTATCGCGGCGATCCATCAACGTCTTTTGCAACTGACCGAGCGCTTCGGCGCGCATTGGCAACCGGCGGCGCTGATCGAACGCCTGGCTGGCGAGAACAAGCGCTTCAGCGATGTACAGGAAGGTGAGATATGA
- a CDS encoding YMGG-like glycine zipper-containing protein codes for MKSLQLLFLSLGLSTGGFAFAGSTEAGLGGALGGAVGAMVGQQVGGNTGAAVGAGLGGAAGSIVGADRRSRTEAAIGGALGAAGGNVVGQQVGGHTGGVVGAAVGGGAGGALGNYMGNASYDDDRRGKHHHHHHHGKKPKKHHKHWRRH; via the coding sequence ATGAAGTCTCTACAACTCCTCTTCCTCTCCCTGGGCCTGAGCACTGGCGGTTTCGCCTTTGCCGGCAGTACCGAAGCAGGTTTGGGCGGTGCCCTGGGCGGCGCGGTAGGTGCGATGGTTGGCCAGCAGGTCGGTGGCAACACCGGTGCTGCAGTCGGCGCCGGTCTCGGCGGCGCGGCAGGCAGCATCGTTGGCGCTGATCGTCGCAGCCGCACCGAAGCGGCCATCGGTGGTGCGCTAGGCGCGGCCGGTGGCAACGTGGTCGGTCAGCAGGTCGGCGGCCATACCGGCGGTGTGGTGGGTGCCGCCGTGGGTGGTGGCGCCGGTGGCGCGCTGGGCAACTACATGGGCAATGCCAGTTACGACGATGACCGCCGCGGCAAGCACCACCATCATCATCACCACGGCAAGAAGCCCAAGAAGCACCACAAGCACTGGCGCCGTCACTGA
- a CDS encoding aldo/keto reductase — MPSRRRVLQGSASLAALAALIPWLPAAAFASGPLPSRAIPSTGEPLPVIGLGTSRTHDVALTDEALGPLRKVLQTLVNGGASLVDTAPSYGRAESVCGELAARDGLRQRLFLASKVSSTGRAAGERQVEASFAALRTDTIDLMQVHNLQDTSTQLSLLRELKEQGRVRYIGVTHYLDSAHESLLQVLRREPVDFVQFNYSIGERNAERELLPYCADKGIAVLINRPFQRSALFERVKGKSLPDWATVELDASSWAQLMLKFILANPAVTAVIPATSNPRYMADNILAGQGRLPDAAQRQRIIELFA; from the coding sequence ATGCCCAGTCGTCGTCGAGTTCTGCAAGGCAGTGCCAGCCTGGCCGCGCTGGCTGCCCTGATACCCTGGTTGCCAGCGGCCGCCTTCGCCTCCGGCCCGCTGCCGAGTCGGGCGATACCCAGCACTGGAGAGCCGCTGCCGGTAATCGGCCTGGGGACCTCGCGTACTCATGACGTGGCACTGACCGACGAAGCGCTGGGGCCTTTGCGCAAGGTGCTGCAAACGCTGGTCAATGGCGGCGCCAGCCTGGTGGATACCGCGCCCAGCTACGGGCGTGCCGAGTCGGTGTGCGGGGAGCTGGCCGCCAGGGACGGCCTGCGCCAGCGTCTGTTCCTGGCCAGCAAGGTGTCCTCTACCGGGCGTGCGGCCGGTGAGCGCCAGGTCGAGGCAAGTTTCGCAGCCTTGCGCACCGACACCATCGACCTGATGCAGGTACACAACCTGCAGGACACCAGCACTCAGCTCAGCCTGTTGCGCGAGCTGAAGGAGCAGGGGCGGGTGCGCTACATCGGTGTCACCCATTATCTGGATTCCGCGCATGAGAGCCTGCTGCAGGTGTTGCGTCGCGAGCCGGTGGATTTCGTCCAGTTCAACTACTCCATCGGCGAGCGCAATGCCGAACGCGAGCTGTTGCCCTACTGCGCCGACAAGGGTATCGCGGTGCTGATTAACCGGCCGTTCCAGCGCTCTGCGCTGTTCGAGCGGGTAAAGGGAAAGAGCCTGCCTGACTGGGCCACCGTGGAGCTGGATGCCAGCTCCTGGGCGCAGTTGATGCTCAAGTTCATCCTCGCCAATCCGGCAGTGACGGCAGTGATTCCGGCCACCTCCAACCCCCGCTACATGGCCGACAACATTCTCGCTGGTCAGGGGCGCCTGCCTGACGCGGCGCAGCGTCAGCGCATCATTGAGCTGTTCGCCTGA